The proteins below come from a single Brevundimonas sp. LM2 genomic window:
- a CDS encoding ABC-type transport auxiliary lipoprotein family protein produces MIRSILATAAAAVALSGCALLSSPDPVQLYRFGDAGAPTNTAVAAEPVQVKLRAVTFPQASRGDRLLGVTGSEAAYIAGARWVSPAEQLYDASLEAAFSAQAQGIRLIGRRELTPTTRLLDIDINRFETRYAAAGAIPEVVVTARARLLRSPERTVVAERTFEVIQPASENRVATIVEAYEIATRDLNTQIVAWTEANAAGG; encoded by the coding sequence GTGATCCGTTCGATCCTCGCCACGGCGGCCGCCGCCGTCGCCCTCTCGGGCTGTGCCCTGCTGTCGTCGCCGGACCCGGTGCAGCTGTATCGCTTCGGCGACGCCGGTGCCCCAACCAACACCGCCGTCGCGGCGGAGCCGGTGCAGGTCAAGCTGCGCGCCGTCACCTTCCCTCAGGCGTCGCGGGGCGACCGGCTGCTGGGCGTCACCGGATCCGAAGCCGCCTATATCGCCGGCGCGCGCTGGGTTTCGCCGGCCGAGCAGCTTTATGACGCCAGCCTGGAGGCGGCCTTCTCGGCCCAGGCCCAGGGGATCCGCCTGATCGGCCGACGCGAGCTGACGCCGACGACGCGGCTGCTGGACATCGACATCAACCGGTTCGAGACCCGCTATGCGGCCGCCGGTGCCATTCCCGAGGTCGTCGTGACCGCCCGCGCGCGTCTGCTGCGATCGCCCGAGCGGACGGTCGTCGCCGAACGGACGTTCGAGGTCATCCAGCCGGCCAGCGAGAACCGCGTCGCGACCATCGTCGAGGCGTATGAGATCGCCACCCGCGATCTGAACACCCAGATCGTGGCCTGGACCGAGGCCAACGCCGCCGGCGGCTGA
- the clpS gene encoding ATP-dependent Clp protease adapter ClpS, which translates to MPSRRPGEENGGGQGAATITETKPKLQKPSLYRVLILNDDYTPMEFVVYVLERFFQKSREDATRIMLHVHQHGVGVCGVFTYEVAETKVAQVVETARRHQHPLQCTMEKD; encoded by the coding sequence ATGCCGTCAAGAAGGCCAGGTGAAGAGAACGGGGGTGGCCAGGGTGCCGCCACCATCACCGAAACAAAGCCCAAGCTTCAGAAGCCCTCGCTCTATCGGGTGCTGATCCTGAACGACGACTACACACCGATGGAGTTCGTCGTCTACGTGCTGGAGCGGTTCTTTCAGAAGAGCCGCGAGGACGCGACCCGCATCATGCTGCATGTGCACCAGCATGGCGTCGGGGTCTGCGGCGTCTTCACCTACGAAGTGGCCGAAACCAAGGTCGCCCAGGTGGTCGAGACGGCGCGCCGTCACCAGCACCCGCTACAGTGCACTATGGAAAAAGACTGA
- the clpA gene encoding ATP-dependent Clp protease ATP-binding subunit ClpA: MPSFSRPLEETLHRAVSYANERRHEYATLEHLLLALVDDADASAVMKACNVELVALKTALTLYVDTDLAALATSDGEDAKPTAGFQRVIQRAVIHVQSSGREEVSGANVLVAIFSERESHAAYFLQEQDMTRYDAVNYIAHGIAKKAGQGEQRPAKATGPGPSPEESEDAAAVKSGGEALEAYCVDLNEKSKNGKIDPLIGRQAEVDRSIQILCRRTKNNPLLVGEPGVGKTAIAEGLARKIVNGEVPDVLKGATIYSLDMGALLAGTRYRGDFEERLKQVVKELENHEDAILFIDEIHTVIGAGATSGGAMDASNLLKPALASGSLRCMGSTTYKEYRQHFEKDRALVRRFQKIDVNEPTVEDTVKILKGLKTAYEGHHKLRYTDGAIRSAVELSARYMTDRKLPDKAIDVIDEAGASQMLLPENKRKKVIGQKEVEAVIAKMARIPPKSVSKTDTEGLRELQKDLNRAVFGQDAAIEQVASAMKLARAGLRDPSKPIGSFLFAGPTGVGKTEVAKQLASTLGIEMLRFDMSEYMERHTVSRLIGAPPGYVGHDQGGLLTDAVDQHPHAVVLLDEIEKAHPDVYNILLQVMDNGMLTDAIGKKVDFRNVVLIMTTNAGAADNARASIGFGRGKVEGEDEKAIQRLFAPEFRNRLDAVVSFKPLAAETIRLVVTKFVLQLEAQLADRNITIELSDDAADWLAKNGFDELYGARPLGRVIQENIKKPLADDILFGRLTRGGHVKVALVDGKIAFDITPTTAAPVKETVDGVAV, from the coding sequence ATGCCCTCGTTTTCCCGTCCTCTCGAAGAGACCCTGCATCGCGCGGTCTCCTACGCCAACGAACGCCGCCACGAGTATGCGACGCTCGAACACCTGCTGCTGGCCCTCGTCGATGACGCCGACGCCTCGGCGGTGATGAAGGCCTGCAACGTCGAACTGGTCGCGCTGAAGACCGCCCTGACGCTGTATGTCGACACCGACCTGGCCGCCCTCGCCACCTCCGACGGCGAGGACGCTAAGCCGACCGCCGGCTTCCAGCGCGTGATCCAGCGCGCGGTCATCCACGTCCAGTCCTCGGGCCGCGAAGAGGTGTCCGGCGCCAATGTGCTGGTGGCCATCTTCAGCGAGCGCGAGAGCCACGCCGCCTATTTCCTGCAGGAGCAGGACATGACCCGCTACGACGCGGTCAACTACATCGCCCACGGCATCGCCAAGAAGGCGGGGCAGGGCGAGCAGCGTCCGGCCAAGGCCACCGGCCCCGGCCCGTCGCCGGAGGAGTCCGAGGACGCCGCCGCCGTCAAGTCGGGCGGGGAGGCGCTGGAGGCCTATTGCGTCGACCTCAACGAGAAGTCGAAGAACGGCAAGATCGACCCGCTGATCGGCCGTCAGGCCGAGGTGGATCGCTCGATCCAGATCCTGTGCCGTCGGACCAAGAACAACCCGCTGCTGGTGGGCGAACCCGGCGTCGGCAAGACCGCGATCGCGGAAGGTCTGGCCCGCAAGATCGTCAATGGCGAGGTGCCGGACGTGCTGAAGGGCGCGACCATCTACAGCCTCGACATGGGCGCGCTGCTGGCCGGGACCCGCTACCGCGGTGACTTCGAGGAGCGGCTCAAACAGGTCGTCAAGGAGCTCGAGAACCACGAGGACGCGATCCTGTTCATCGACGAGATCCACACGGTGATCGGGGCGGGCGCGACATCGGGCGGGGCGATGGATGCCTCCAACCTGCTGAAGCCCGCCCTGGCCTCCGGCTCGCTGCGCTGCATGGGCTCCACGACCTACAAGGAGTACCGCCAGCATTTCGAGAAGGACCGGGCCCTGGTCCGGCGCTTCCAGAAGATCGACGTCAACGAGCCGACGGTCGAGGACACGGTCAAGATCCTGAAGGGGCTCAAGACCGCCTACGAAGGTCACCACAAGCTGCGCTACACCGACGGGGCGATCCGTTCGGCCGTGGAGCTGTCGGCCCGCTACATGACCGACCGCAAACTGCCGGACAAGGCGATCGACGTGATCGACGAGGCGGGGGCGTCGCAGATGCTGCTGCCCGAGAACAAGCGCAAGAAGGTCATCGGCCAGAAGGAGGTCGAGGCCGTCATCGCCAAGATGGCCCGCATCCCGCCGAAGTCGGTCTCCAAGACCGACACCGAGGGTCTGCGCGAGCTGCAGAAGGATCTGAACCGGGCCGTCTTCGGCCAGGACGCGGCGATCGAACAGGTGGCCTCGGCCATGAAGCTGGCCCGCGCCGGCCTGCGGGATCCGTCGAAGCCCATCGGCTCCTTCCTGTTCGCCGGCCCCACCGGCGTGGGCAAGACCGAGGTGGCCAAGCAACTGGCCTCCACCCTGGGCATCGAGATGCTGCGCTTCGACATGTCCGAGTACATGGAGCGGCACACGGTCAGCCGTCTGATCGGGGCCCCTCCCGGCTATGTCGGCCATGACCAGGGCGGCCTGCTGACCGACGCCGTCGATCAGCATCCGCACGCCGTGGTCCTGCTGGACGAGATCGAGAAGGCCCACCCCGACGTCTACAACATCCTGCTCCAGGTGATGGACAACGGGATGCTGACCGACGCGATCGGCAAGAAGGTCGATTTCCGCAACGTGGTCCTGATCATGACCACCAATGCGGGCGCGGCCGACAACGCCCGGGCCTCGATCGGCTTCGGCCGCGGCAAGGTCGAGGGCGAGGACGAGAAGGCCATCCAGCGCCTGTTCGCGCCGGAGTTCCGCAACCGTCTGGACGCGGTGGTCAGCTTCAAGCCGCTGGCGGCCGAGACCATCCGCCTGGTGGTGACCAAGTTCGTGCTGCAGCTGGAAGCCCAGCTGGCGGACCGCAACATCACCATCGAGCTGAGCGACGACGCGGCCGACTGGCTGGCCAAGAACGGCTTCGACGAACTGTACGGCGCGCGCCCCCTGGGCCGGGTCATCCAGGAGAACATCAAGAAGCCGCTCGCCGACGACATCCTGTTCGGACGTCTGACGCGCGGCGGGCACGTCAAGGTGGCCCTGGTCGACGGCAAGATCGCCTTCGACATCACCCCGACGACGGCCGCCCCGGTCAAGGAAACGGTGGACGGGGTGGCGGTTTAG
- a CDS encoding MlaD family protein — MERDAHYAAVGIATVALLAALAIFAIWLARLQFNDSYDLYDIVFTGPVNGVSEGGEVHFNGIRVGEVTDLNLDPTQGDQVIARVRLDATTPVRVTSRAQLEPQGITGLNFVQITAGTEGSPLLKTQYADDVVPVIQSQASPFAELLSGSGTVLAQAVDALNRVNRVLSDDNIRSFSTTLKNVESLSNELEARKGMFQQLEEALAQANAAVAEYQALGADARRLINTDGAEAVASINAAAGDARTAIATINRTATGLEGPVGELATSGIPQMLEAVQNLQEATASLQGLVDDVRASPRDFIGRAPSQELEVQP, encoded by the coding sequence ATGGAACGAGACGCACATTACGCCGCCGTGGGCATCGCCACCGTCGCCCTGCTGGCGGCGCTGGCGATCTTCGCCATCTGGCTGGCCCGGTTGCAGTTCAACGACAGCTACGACCTGTACGACATCGTCTTCACCGGTCCGGTGAACGGGGTGTCCGAAGGCGGCGAGGTGCATTTTAACGGCATCCGGGTGGGTGAGGTCACCGACCTGAACCTGGACCCGACCCAGGGCGACCAGGTCATCGCCCGCGTGCGGCTGGACGCGACGACGCCGGTGCGCGTCACCAGCCGCGCCCAGCTGGAGCCGCAGGGCATCACCGGGCTGAACTTCGTCCAGATCACCGCCGGCACCGAGGGCAGCCCGCTGCTGAAGACCCAGTACGCCGACGACGTGGTGCCGGTGATCCAGAGCCAGGCCTCGCCCTTCGCCGAACTGCTGAGCGGCTCGGGCACCGTGCTGGCCCAGGCCGTGGACGCCCTGAACCGCGTCAACCGCGTCCTGTCCGACGACAACATCCGCAGCTTCTCGACCACGCTGAAGAACGTCGAATCCCTGTCCAACGAGCTGGAAGCCCGCAAAGGCATGTTCCAGCAACTGGAGGAGGCCCTGGCCCAGGCCAACGCCGCCGTGGCCGAGTATCAGGCCCTGGGGGCCGATGCCCGTCGCCTGATCAACACCGACGGGGCCGAGGCCGTGGCCAGCATCAATGCGGCGGCGGGCGACGCGCGCACCGCCATCGCCACAATCAACCGCACCGCGACGGGGCTGGAAGGCCCGGTCGGCGAACTGGCCACCTCGGGCATCCCGCAGATGCTGGAGGCCGTCCAGAACCTGCAGGAGGCGACCGCCTCGCTGCAGGGCCTCGTCGACGACGTGCGGGCCAGCCCGCGTGACTTTATCGGACGGGCACCGTCCCAGGAACTGGAGGTCCAGCCGTGA
- a CDS encoding D-alanyl-D-alanine carboxypeptidase family protein gives MMRLRLSLPQRLLALALTLLVLAGLAVPLATTRVQAQSGDNSRYAAIVVDAGSGEVLFARHADSRRYPASVTKMMTLYLVFEALEKGQVKLDDVITVSPLAASQPPSKLGLAAGQTIRLDDAMRATTVRSANDMAMVLAEHIGGSQAGFAALSTLKAGELGMTQTRYVNPNGLPDSRQLTSARDLAILSRAIMRDYPQYYSYFGIHDWNYQGREYRNTNGLLLGGNGYDGIKTGFTNASGYNLAASAVRNGKRVITIVLGGRSSVSRNAHVAALMDTGFEVERRRAAGERIQVAQTFFEDRGFGLGGSEGGAEGETAVAYASLNGQSAPATATAAATTGTPYTATAALVSRSAPTPAASSGDAVPYQTAAAPTPRPSAARPQAPAPAPTPPARQAPVQRAEASPSRGNLTASLNSGSPAAASTLNRPAPSNASPARAAAPAARDRWAVQVGAFRDATVARNWLTEVQRRFRAQFASSERTVVDAAGWHRSRFVNMTQASAESACEALSARNVTCMVVRPGA, from the coding sequence ATGATGCGTCTCCGTCTGTCCTTGCCGCAGCGCCTGCTGGCCCTTGCCCTGACCCTCTTGGTGCTGGCCGGGCTGGCCGTGCCCCTGGCGACGACGCGGGTCCAGGCCCAGTCGGGCGACAACAGCCGCTATGCCGCCATCGTCGTCGACGCGGGCTCGGGCGAGGTCCTGTTCGCGCGCCACGCCGACAGCCGTCGCTACCCGGCCTCGGTCACCAAGATGATGACCCTGTACCTGGTGTTTGAGGCGCTCGAGAAGGGACAGGTCAAGCTGGACGACGTGATCACCGTCTCCCCGCTCGCCGCCTCCCAGCCTCCGTCGAAACTGGGCCTGGCCGCCGGCCAGACCATCCGCCTGGACGACGCCATGCGGGCCACCACCGTGCGGTCGGCCAACGACATGGCCATGGTCCTGGCCGAGCACATCGGCGGATCCCAGGCGGGCTTCGCCGCGCTTTCGACGCTGAAGGCCGGAGAGCTGGGCATGACCCAGACCCGCTACGTCAACCCCAACGGCCTGCCCGACAGCCGCCAGCTGACCTCGGCGCGCGACCTGGCGATCCTGTCGCGCGCCATCATGCGCGACTACCCGCAGTACTACAGCTATTTCGGCATCCACGACTGGAACTACCAGGGCCGGGAATACCGCAACACCAACGGCCTGCTGCTGGGCGGCAACGGCTATGACGGCATCAAGACCGGCTTCACCAACGCCTCGGGCTACAATCTGGCGGCCTCGGCCGTGCGAAACGGCAAACGGGTGATCACCATCGTGCTCGGCGGCCGCTCCAGCGTCTCGCGCAACGCCCACGTCGCCGCCCTGATGGACACCGGGTTCGAGGTCGAGCGCCGTCGCGCCGCCGGAGAGCGGATCCAGGTGGCCCAGACCTTTTTCGAGGACCGTGGCTTCGGCCTGGGCGGCTCCGAGGGTGGGGCCGAGGGCGAGACCGCGGTCGCCTATGCCTCCCTGAACGGCCAGTCGGCTCCGGCGACCGCCACCGCGGCCGCGACCACCGGCACACCCTACACCGCCACGGCCGCGCTGGTGTCCCGGTCCGCGCCGACCCCTGCGGCGTCGTCCGGCGATGCCGTCCCCTATCAGACCGCCGCCGCGCCGACGCCCCGTCCCTCGGCCGCGCGTCCGCAGGCCCCCGCGCCCGCGCCGACGCCGCCCGCGCGTCAAGCCCCGGTACAGCGGGCGGAGGCGAGCCCGTCGCGCGGCAATCTGACCGCCAGCCTGAACAGCGGCAGCCCCGCCGCCGCCTCCACCCTGAACCGCCCGGCCCCCTCGAACGCCAGCCCGGCCCGCGCGGCCGCGCCCGCCGCCCGGGATCGCTGGGCCGTCCAGGTCGGGGCCTTCCGCGACGCCACGGTCGCGCGCAACTGGCTGACCGAGGTCCAGCGCCGTTTCCGCGCCCAGTTCGCCTCCAGCGAGCGCACCGTCGTCGACGCCGCCGGCTGGCACCGCTCGCGCTTCGTCAACATGACCCAGGCCTCGGCGGAAAGCGCGTGTGAGGCCCTGTCCGCCCGCAACGTCACCTGCATGGTGGTGCGCCCGGGGGCGTAA
- a CDS encoding patatin-like phospholipase family protein has protein sequence MRHPRTDSLEAALARVFQDQNTKASWFALTGGEQLFAAGDAPDSLYLVRSGRLGVFRQEPDQAPQFLGVVKPGEPVGEMALIAGTPHTSSVVALRDSEILALPAEVFFDAVRTQPEVMIELSRLMLHRAREHAPGVTEPTVFGFVSVRNRPVRAFVERVAAAVQAQGFTCQVIDQSALSSVSEWFSRMEDTHDFVLYVAERDEPSWASLCARQVDRLFVVGDALMMPPATVLSLTAHGLQPFTDLILLRDPRMSRPANTAVWLDAINPGRWFHAMESDAADAARIARIITGTAVGLVLSGGGARAYAHIGAVRALREAGVRFDFLGGSSMGAVIAAGPALNWSDDELDARIRRAFVRSDPLSDLAFPMIAMTRARKVARLLEEAYGDIDIADMPLPFFAVSSNLTSGRIEVHRRGLLRRAMRASISIPGVMPPVVIDGQVLVDGAVIKNFPTDVMRQFNAGPVIGVDMSQMRGVDPGTLENPPSWWRWIASGAWKKGPPIVSILMRSATITTDAEMETSRTETDLLILPVPEGSDIRDWKIYDPVVAAGHAAATEALARLDGPINRLRKRGLAPLTIDPLATDETAVEAQAQAVA, from the coding sequence ATGCGCCATCCCCGCACCGACAGTCTGGAAGCCGCCCTGGCGCGCGTGTTCCAGGATCAGAACACCAAGGCCAGCTGGTTCGCCCTCACGGGCGGCGAGCAATTATTCGCGGCCGGGGATGCGCCCGACAGCCTGTATCTGGTGCGGTCCGGCCGGCTGGGCGTGTTTCGACAGGAGCCCGACCAGGCCCCCCAGTTCCTGGGGGTGGTCAAGCCGGGTGAGCCGGTCGGCGAGATGGCCCTGATCGCGGGCACGCCCCACACCTCCAGCGTCGTCGCCCTGCGCGATTCCGAGATCCTGGCCCTGCCGGCCGAGGTCTTTTTCGACGCCGTTCGCACCCAGCCCGAGGTGATGATCGAGCTGTCGCGGCTGATGCTGCACCGCGCCCGCGAGCACGCGCCCGGCGTGACCGAGCCCACGGTGTTCGGCTTCGTCTCGGTGCGCAACCGGCCCGTCCGCGCCTTCGTCGAGCGGGTCGCGGCCGCGGTCCAGGCCCAGGGCTTCACCTGCCAGGTCATCGACCAGTCGGCCCTGAGCTCGGTCTCCGAATGGTTTTCGCGGATGGAGGACACCCACGACTTCGTCCTTTATGTCGCCGAGCGGGACGAGCCGTCCTGGGCCAGCCTGTGCGCGCGCCAGGTCGACCGGCTGTTCGTCGTCGGCGACGCCCTGATGATGCCGCCGGCCACCGTTCTCAGCCTGACCGCCCATGGGCTGCAGCCGTTCACCGACCTGATCCTGCTGCGCGATCCCCGCATGTCGCGGCCCGCCAACACCGCCGTCTGGCTGGACGCGATCAATCCCGGCCGCTGGTTCCACGCCATGGAGAGCGACGCCGCGGACGCCGCGCGGATCGCCCGGATCATCACGGGCACGGCGGTCGGCCTGGTCCTGTCCGGCGGCGGGGCGCGCGCCTATGCCCATATCGGCGCGGTGCGGGCGCTGCGCGAGGCCGGGGTCCGCTTCGACTTCCTGGGCGGATCGTCGATGGGGGCGGTGATCGCCGCCGGTCCGGCGCTGAACTGGTCGGACGACGAGCTGGACGCCCGCATCCGACGCGCCTTCGTGCGCTCCGACCCCCTGTCCGACCTGGCCTTTCCGATGATCGCCATGACCCGGGCCCGCAAGGTCGCGCGCCTGCTGGAGGAGGCCTATGGCGACATCGACATCGCCGACATGCCCCTGCCCTTCTTCGCCGTGTCGTCGAACCTGACCAGCGGTCGGATCGAGGTCCACCGCCGGGGCCTGCTGCGCCGCGCCATGCGGGCCTCGATCTCCATCCCCGGCGTCATGCCGCCGGTGGTCATCGACGGCCAGGTGCTAGTCGATGGCGCGGTGATCAAGAACTTCCCCACCGATGTCATGCGCCAGTTCAACGCCGGGCCAGTGATCGGCGTCGACATGTCCCAGATGCGCGGCGTCGACCCCGGGACGCTGGAGAACCCGCCGTCTTGGTGGCGCTGGATCGCGTCGGGGGCCTGGAAGAAGGGGCCGCCGATCGTCTCGATCCTGATGCGGTCGGCGACCATCACCACCGATGCCGAGATGGAGACCTCGCGCACCGAGACCGACCTGCTGATCCTGCCGGTGCCCGAGGGGTCGGACATCCGCGACTGGAAGATCTACGACCCGGTGGTCGCCGCGGGCCATGCCGCAGCGACGGAGGCCCTGGCCCGGCTGGACGGTCCGATCAACCGGCTGCGCAAACGGGGGCTGGCCCCGCTGACCATCGATCCGCTGGCGACCGACGAGACCGCGGTCGAGGCCCAGGCGCAGGCCGTCGCCTGA
- a CDS encoding phasin family protein codes for MADSAETIKKTVETAAATAVNMAKTQGEHAKVQTEQFKAQAETLQATSTKALRDTMEKTTASMAELSAQSKSNLEAMTASATAAQKGVEALSAQALSYSKSSWENGVAAAQTIAQARSIQELIELQTNYAKSAMETYLSEVTKMTETLTGSVKDSFKPINERVTATVETFQAAR; via the coding sequence ATGGCTGACAGCGCCGAGACCATCAAGAAGACCGTCGAAACCGCCGCCGCGACCGCGGTCAACATGGCCAAGACCCAGGGCGAGCACGCCAAGGTCCAGACCGAGCAGTTCAAGGCCCAGGCCGAGACCCTGCAGGCCACCAGCACCAAGGCCCTGCGCGACACGATGGAAAAGACCACCGCCTCGATGGCCGAGCTCTCGGCCCAGTCCAAGTCCAACCTCGAAGCGATGACCGCCTCGGCCACCGCCGCCCAGAAGGGCGTCGAGGCCCTGTCGGCCCAGGCGCTGTCCTACTCCAAGTCCAGCTGGGAAAACGGCGTCGCCGCCGCGCAAACCATCGCCCAGGCGCGTTCGATCCAGGAGCTGATCGAGCTGCAGACCAACTACGCCAAGTCGGCGATGGAGACCTACCTCTCGGAAGTCACCAAGATGACCGAGACCCTGACCGGCTCGGTCAAGGACAGCTTCAAGCCGATCAACGAGCGCGTCACCGCGACCGTCGAGACCTTCCAGGCCGCCCGCTAA
- a CDS encoding ABC transporter permease, whose translation MSTADFQIEDARGGGSVLRLTGDWTTMSLGRTAARLSDGLAGQTIKTMDLSQLGRFDTAGALALVQAEHLTLPEDAWSSRPEAGRIYAMVETLERESAPPPKQQASMTRIFARMGHGVHDAAAEALLSMAFLGRLMAATGNAVRHPGAIRWPAWVSQAERSGLDAMPIIAVTNFFIGAVIAFLGADLLTQFGAGVFAVDLIGVAVLRELAVLITAILLAGRSASSFAAEVGSMRMNQEVDAMQVMGVDPFQALVIPRLAAMLVMLPLLTFVGMIAGLFGGLIVTWSQLALGPAFFLQRMVDTPDMFTHMLVGLSKAPVFAIVIAAIGCRQGLAVSGDVESLGRRVTAAVVQAIFAIIFLDAVFALVYLQLDL comes from the coding sequence ATGAGCACGGCTGATTTCCAGATCGAGGATGCGCGCGGTGGCGGGTCTGTCCTGCGCCTGACCGGCGACTGGACCACCATGTCGCTGGGCCGGACCGCCGCGCGCCTTTCGGACGGGCTGGCCGGCCAGACCATCAAGACGATGGACCTGAGCCAGCTGGGCCGTTTCGACACCGCCGGGGCCCTGGCCCTGGTGCAGGCCGAGCACCTGACCCTGCCTGAAGATGCCTGGAGCTCTCGGCCGGAGGCCGGGCGCATCTACGCCATGGTCGAGACGCTGGAGCGCGAATCGGCCCCGCCGCCTAAGCAGCAGGCGTCCATGACTCGCATCTTCGCGCGCATGGGGCATGGCGTCCACGACGCCGCCGCCGAGGCCCTGCTGTCGATGGCCTTCCTGGGGCGGTTGATGGCGGCGACGGGCAATGCCGTGCGCCACCCGGGCGCGATCCGCTGGCCCGCCTGGGTCAGCCAGGCGGAACGGTCCGGCCTGGACGCCATGCCGATCATCGCCGTGACCAACTTCTTCATCGGGGCCGTGATCGCCTTCCTCGGCGCGGACCTGCTGACCCAGTTCGGGGCCGGGGTGTTCGCCGTCGACCTGATCGGGGTGGCGGTTCTGCGCGAGCTGGCGGTTCTGATCACCGCCATCCTGCTGGCCGGGCGGTCAGCCTCGTCCTTCGCGGCCGAGGTCGGATCGATGCGGATGAATCAGGAGGTGGATGCCATGCAGGTCATGGGGGTCGATCCCTTCCAGGCCCTGGTGATCCCTCGCCTTGCGGCCATGCTGGTCATGCTGCCGCTGCTGACCTTCGTCGGCATGATCGCAGGGCTGTTCGGCGGGTTGATCGTGACCTGGAGCCAACTGGCGCTCGGCCCCGCCTTCTTCCTGCAGCGCATGGTCGATACGCCCGACATGTTCACCCACATGCTGGTCGGCCTGTCCAAGGCACCGGTCTTCGCCATCGTCATCGCCGCCATCGGCTGCCGGCAGGGCCTGGCCGTGTCCGGCGACGTCGAGAGCCTGGGTCGGCGCGTGACGGCCGCCGTGGTTCAGGCCATCTTCGCCATCATCTTCCTGGATGCGGTCTTCGCCCTGGTCTACCTGCAGCTCGACCTATGA
- a CDS encoding ABC transporter ATP-binding protein — MTDQPPIAPANDAATPPETLIEVRGLRSQFGDQVIHDNLDLDVVRGEVLGVVGGSGTGKTVLLNSIIGLKEPEGGSIRIFGHDTGDLSSEDSADIERRTGVLFQQGALFSSLSVLQNVASPMVEHTKLPRDTIRELAEMKIAMVGLKPESHHQKPAELSGGMRKRVGLARALSLDPELLFLDEPTAGLDPIGAAAFDELIRRLSDDLGLTVFMITHDLDSLYAICDKVAVLADKHVVEKATVQELEKSDHPWIKEYFLGPRGRAATKAA, encoded by the coding sequence ATGACCGATCAGCCCCCCATCGCCCCCGCCAACGACGCGGCCACCCCGCCCGAGACCCTGATCGAGGTGCGCGGTCTGCGCAGCCAGTTCGGCGACCAGGTGATCCACGACAATCTGGATCTCGACGTCGTGCGGGGCGAGGTCCTGGGCGTGGTCGGCGGCTCCGGCACCGGCAAGACCGTGCTGCTGAACTCGATCATCGGGCTGAAGGAGCCCGAGGGCGGCAGCATCCGTATCTTCGGCCACGACACCGGCGACCTGTCGTCCGAAGACAGCGCCGACATCGAGCGGCGGACCGGGGTTCTGTTCCAGCAGGGGGCCCTGTTCAGCTCGCTGAGCGTGCTGCAGAACGTGGCCTCGCCGATGGTGGAACATACGAAGCTCCCCCGGGACACCATCCGCGAACTGGCCGAGATGAAGATCGCCATGGTCGGATTGAAGCCCGAAAGCCATCACCAGAAGCCGGCCGAGCTGTCGGGCGGCATGCGCAAGCGGGTCGGCCTGGCTCGCGCCCTGTCGCTGGATCCGGAGCTGCTGTTCCTGGACGAGCCGACGGCGGGTCTGGACCCGATCGGGGCCGCGGCCTTCGACGAGCTGATCCGCAGGCTGTCGGACGATCTGGGTCTGACCGTCTTCATGATCACCCACGACCTCGATAGTCTGTATGCCATCTGCGACAAGGTCGCGGTGCTGGCGGACAAGCATGTGGTCGAGAAGGCCACGGTTCAGGAGTTGGAGAAATCCGACCACCCGTGGATCAAGGAATATTTCCTGGGGCCGCGCGGTCGCGCGGCCACCAAGGCCGCCTAG